The following coding sequences are from one Shewanella putrefaciens window:
- a CDS encoding YbaY family lipoprotein, producing MSQWLKLSALRLVAQRLTAMVFITVVALLAGCATPNAIVEIKGEAIYRERIALPPEAKLIVQLLDVSKMDVPAIVIAERVKQGAGTPTPFSFVIGRDQFEQGHTYAIGARIMLGDKLLFINTQAYHVDLNSTEAMTIILEKIGE from the coding sequence ATGAGTCAATGGCTAAAGTTAAGTGCATTGAGATTAGTGGCGCAGAGATTAACTGCAATGGTATTCATCACTGTTGTGGCTTTATTGGCGGGTTGTGCGACACCCAATGCAATTGTCGAAATCAAGGGTGAGGCAATTTACCGTGAGCGCATTGCATTGCCGCCAGAAGCAAAACTAATTGTGCAATTGCTCGATGTATCCAAAATGGATGTGCCTGCAATAGTGATTGCTGAACGGGTTAAACAAGGTGCTGGCACTCCAACACCCTTTAGTTTTGTTATCGGGCGCGATCAGTTTGAGCAAGGGCATACATATGCCATAGGTGCACGAATTATGCTCGGTGATAAGTTACTGTTTATTAATACTCAGGCCTACCATGTTGATCTTAATTCAACCGAGGCCATGACCATAATACTTGAAAAAATCGGCGAGTGA
- a CDS encoding enoyl-CoA hydratase: protein MEYLVERIEGHTAILTMNNPPANTWTAESLQALKAKVLELNANKEIYALVLTGQGQKFFSAGADLKLFADGDKGNAATMAKHFGEAFETLSQFRGVSIAAINGYAMGGGLEVALACDIRIAEIQAVMALPEATVGLLPCAGGTQNLTALVGEGWAKRMILCGERIDATQALNLRLVEEVVDTGEALNAAIALAVKVANQSPSSVTACKTLIQAGRTMARSQALPIERELFVGLFDTEDQAEGVNAFLGKRKADWRNR from the coding sequence ATGGAATATTTAGTTGAACGTATCGAAGGTCATACGGCCATTCTGACGATGAATAATCCACCTGCCAACACTTGGACCGCCGAGAGTTTGCAGGCGCTTAAAGCCAAAGTGCTTGAGCTGAATGCCAATAAAGAGATTTACGCCTTAGTGTTAACGGGCCAAGGGCAAAAGTTCTTCTCCGCCGGCGCCGATTTAAAACTGTTTGCCGACGGAGATAAAGGCAATGCGGCAACGATGGCAAAGCATTTTGGTGAAGCCTTTGAAACCTTAAGTCAATTTCGCGGTGTGTCGATTGCCGCGATTAATGGTTATGCCATGGGCGGCGGCTTAGAAGTCGCGTTGGCCTGCGATATTCGTATCGCCGAAATTCAAGCTGTAATGGCATTACCCGAAGCGACTGTCGGTTTATTACCCTGCGCGGGTGGCACCCAAAATCTGACCGCACTCGTCGGTGAAGGGTGGGCTAAGCGGATGATTTTATGCGGCGAGCGTATCGATGCGACTCAGGCATTGAATCTGCGTTTAGTGGAAGAAGTGGTCGATACTGGCGAAGCGCTTAATGCGGCAATCGCGTTAGCCGTCAAAGTGGCCAATCAAAGCCCAAGCAGCGTGACAGCGTGTAAGACGCTTATTCAAGCGGGACGCACTATGGCGCGTAGCCAAGCCTTACCGATTGAGCGTGAGTTATTTGTCGGATTATTTGATACCGAAGATCAGGCCGAAGGCGTGAATGCGTTTTTGGGGAAACGTAAAGCTGATTGGAGAAACCGCTAA
- a CDS encoding acyl-CoA dehydrogenase family protein, with protein sequence MDFNFNDDQRQFADLARQFASEELTPFAAKWDEEHHFPKDVIQKAGELGFCSLYSPESEGGMGLSRLDASIIFEELAKGCTATTAMLTIHNMATWMVTTWGTETLRQTWSEPLTTGQMLASYCLTEPGAGSDAASLQTKAVRDGDEYVISGSKMFISGAGATELLVVMCRTGQAGPKGISAIAIPADAAGVIYGKAEDKMGWNAQPTRQITFENVRVPVANLLGEEGQGFAFAMKGLDGGRINIATCSVGTAQSALERATQYMNERQQFGKPLAAFQALQFKLADMATELVAARQMVRLAAFKLDSGDPEATAYCAMAKRFATDVGFQVCDAALQIHGGYGYIREYPLERHFRDVRVHQILEGTNEIMRLIIARRLLDENAGQIL encoded by the coding sequence ATGGATTTTAATTTCAACGATGACCAACGCCAGTTTGCCGATCTGGCGCGCCAGTTTGCCTCGGAAGAATTAACCCCGTTCGCCGCCAAGTGGGATGAAGAACATCATTTCCCCAAAGACGTGATCCAAAAAGCCGGTGAGCTGGGTTTTTGCTCTCTGTATTCGCCTGAATCCGAAGGTGGCATGGGCTTATCGCGCCTCGATGCCTCGATTATTTTTGAAGAACTTGCCAAGGGCTGCACCGCGACCACTGCCATGCTGACCATTCACAATATGGCGACTTGGATGGTGACGACTTGGGGCACTGAAACCCTGCGTCAGACTTGGTCTGAGCCGTTAACCACAGGGCAGATGTTAGCGTCATATTGCTTAACTGAGCCGGGCGCGGGTTCGGACGCCGCATCTTTGCAAACCAAAGCGGTGCGCGACGGCGATGAATATGTGATTTCAGGTTCGAAAATGTTTATCTCGGGCGCGGGCGCCACTGAGCTTTTAGTCGTGATGTGCCGTACAGGCCAAGCTGGCCCTAAGGGGATTTCGGCCATTGCGATTCCGGCGGATGCCGCTGGCGTTATCTATGGTAAAGCTGAAGATAAAATGGGCTGGAATGCCCAGCCGACCCGTCAAATCACCTTTGAAAACGTGCGTGTGCCAGTGGCGAACTTGCTCGGTGAAGAAGGCCAAGGTTTTGCGTTCGCGATGAAAGGCTTAGACGGCGGTCGCATCAATATAGCTACCTGTTCTGTGGGGACGGCGCAGTCGGCGTTAGAGCGTGCAACTCAATATATGAATGAGCGTCAGCAATTTGGTAAACCCTTAGCGGCATTTCAAGCGCTACAATTTAAGCTTGCCGATATGGCAACCGAGTTAGTGGCTGCTCGCCAAATGGTGCGCCTTGCGGCCTTTAAACTCGACAGCGGCGATCCTGAAGCCACGGCTTATTGCGCCATGGCGAAACGTTTTGCCACTGATGTGGGTTTTCAAGTCTGCGATGCGGCGCTGCAAATTCATGGTGGATATGGTTATATAAGGGAGTACCCGCTGGAACGTCATTTCCGTGATGTGCGTGTGCATCAGATTTTAGAAGGCACTAACGAAATTATGCGCTTAATTATCGCCCGTCGTTTACTCGATGAAAATGCAGGACAAATCCTGTAA
- the metA gene encoding homoserine O-acetyltransferase MetA, producing MPVRIPDHLPAAGVLESENIFVMSETRAANQDIRPMKVLILNLMPNKIETETQLLRLLGNTPLQVDVDLLRIHDKESKHTSIDHMNTFYRDFEDVRHKNYDGLIITGAPLGQIDFEDVVYWDHIREIIDWSQEHVTSVLFLCWAAHAGLYHLYGLNRKILQQKRSGVFVHRRTCQHFPLLRGFDDEFFAPHSRFAEMDVEDIRQHPQLQVLAQSDEAGAYLVLSRNNRNLFVMGHPEYQKSTLNDEYHRDLAQGLNPNVPQNYYRNNDPEAEAIARWHSHGSLLVSNWLNYYVYQLTPYDLSDMTAMTPWESRQETLP from the coding sequence ATGCCGGTTAGAATTCCAGATCATTTGCCCGCAGCAGGGGTATTAGAGTCAGAAAATATTTTCGTTATGTCCGAGACGCGGGCAGCGAATCAAGATATCAGGCCGATGAAGGTGCTGATCTTGAACTTGATGCCGAACAAAATAGAGACCGAAACCCAGTTATTGCGCTTGCTGGGTAACACGCCTTTACAAGTCGATGTGGATTTACTGCGTATTCACGACAAAGAGTCCAAGCATACTTCCATCGATCATATGAATACCTTCTACCGTGACTTTGAAGATGTACGCCACAAAAATTACGACGGCCTTATCATCACAGGAGCACCACTTGGGCAAATCGATTTCGAAGATGTGGTCTATTGGGATCATATTCGTGAAATTATCGATTGGTCCCAAGAGCATGTCACCTCAGTGCTGTTTTTATGTTGGGCGGCCCATGCGGGCCTGTATCATCTCTATGGTTTAAATCGAAAAATATTACAACAGAAGCGTTCTGGCGTGTTTGTACATAGACGTACTTGTCAGCATTTCCCGCTGTTACGTGGTTTTGATGATGAATTTTTTGCACCCCATTCTCGGTTTGCCGAGATGGATGTGGAAGACATTAGACAGCACCCACAGTTGCAAGTGTTAGCGCAATCCGATGAAGCAGGGGCCTATTTAGTACTAAGCCGCAATAATCGTAACTTGTTTGTGATGGGCCATCCTGAGTATCAAAAATCGACCTTAAACGATGAATACCATAGGGATTTAGCACAAGGCTTAAATCCCAATGTGCCACAGAACTATTATCGCAATAACGATCCTGAAGCCGAAGCCATTGCCCGTTGGCACAGCCACGGTAGTTTATTGGTCAGTAATTGGCTTAATTATTATGTTTATCAATTAACACCTTATGACTTAAGTGATATGACGGCGATGACACCGTGGGAATCGCGCCAAGAAACATTGCCTTAG
- a CDS encoding thiolase family protein yields MSTEQLNQDIVIVAAKRTPMGGFQGSLSSVASPTLAATAIKGLLAETQLAGEHVDEVLMGCVLPAGLGQAPARQATLGAGLPLSVGATTVNKVCGSGMKTVMLAHDLIKAGSAKVVIAGGMESMSQAPYLLDKARSGMRMGHGKMLDHMFLDGLEDAYTGGAMGTFAQKTADEFGITREQMDAFALSSLEKANAAINSGAFKAEITPVTVSDRRGDVTVDTDEQPGNARPEKIPTLRPAFSKDGTITAANSSSISDGAAALMLTSRGEAERLGLTVLATIKGHTTHAQEPSLFTTAPVGAMAKLLANIGWSTDEVDLFEINEAFAMVTMLAVSELGLDVAKVNVNGGACALGHPIGCSGSRLLVTLIHALKARGLKRGVASLCIGGGEATAMAIEV; encoded by the coding sequence ATGAGTACTGAACAGTTAAATCAAGATATCGTTATCGTTGCCGCTAAACGCACCCCAATGGGCGGGTTTCAAGGCAGTTTGTCATCCGTTGCATCACCGACTCTAGCCGCGACAGCCATTAAGGGCTTGTTGGCGGAGACTCAATTAGCGGGTGAGCATGTTGATGAAGTCTTGATGGGCTGTGTATTACCTGCAGGTTTAGGTCAAGCGCCTGCGCGTCAGGCAACTTTAGGTGCGGGGCTACCACTTTCTGTGGGGGCGACCACAGTGAACAAGGTCTGTGGCTCAGGCATGAAGACGGTCATGTTAGCCCATGATTTGATTAAAGCGGGCAGTGCAAAAGTGGTGATCGCTGGCGGTATGGAAAGCATGAGCCAAGCACCATATCTCTTGGATAAAGCCCGTAGCGGCATGCGTATGGGCCACGGCAAAATGCTCGACCATATGTTTTTAGACGGTCTTGAAGATGCCTACACGGGTGGCGCTATGGGAACGTTTGCCCAGAAAACCGCCGATGAATTTGGTATTACCCGCGAGCAGATGGATGCTTTCGCCCTAAGCTCGCTCGAAAAAGCCAATGCCGCGATTAACTCGGGCGCCTTTAAGGCCGAAATTACCCCAGTCACAGTTAGTGATCGTCGCGGTGATGTGACTGTCGACACCGACGAGCAACCTGGTAATGCCCGCCCTGAAAAAATTCCTACGCTGCGCCCAGCTTTTAGCAAAGATGGCACTATCACAGCGGCTAACTCTAGCTCGATTTCCGATGGCGCAGCGGCATTGATGTTGACCTCTCGCGGCGAAGCTGAGCGTTTAGGCTTAACTGTATTAGCCACCATTAAAGGCCACACGACCCACGCCCAAGAGCCTTCACTCTTTACCACTGCACCTGTCGGCGCTATGGCGAAATTACTCGCTAATATAGGTTGGTCAACGGATGAGGTGGATTTATTCGAAATCAACGAAGCCTTCGCCATGGTGACTATGCTTGCCGTGTCTGAACTGGGTTTAGATGTGGCTAAGGTTAACGTCAATGGCGGCGCCTGCGCCTTAGGTCATCCTATTGGCTGCTCGGGTTCACGTTTGCTGGTGACCTTAATCCATGCTTTAAAAGCCCGCGGCCTTAAACGCGGTGTTGCCTCGCTGTGTATCGGCGGTGGTGAAGCAACAGCGATGGCCATTGAGGTTTAA
- a CDS encoding methyl-accepting chemotaxis protein, which yields MLNKMTLKTQFIGVIAIPCIALILISLTALQGLSGMQDQTKKLAENTSAPLRSMAEVASRIPRMRVGIDIIILQEIPTMKDQKGVLTRVTETRAEDIPEMDVALKAARDAQVNPITRAEVQKLIDIFDKVKSDELAPMLAAMENGDVAKSQDIYRNQFAASYNIMRKSTDAILDSLLQQGNASFVESQQNYQNTRMEMFVVLAVALIISIFLGFVMLRRLRLRVALLQQHISSASDKLDLHNMIELKGHDELSDIALHFNQFVLKIRSAIEAVAENSRQLAHTANDVTSKAQATHRNCINERDRTTQIATAIHEMGTTVENIADNATQAANAAKEADNQAHSGANLVAQARQGVSSLSIEIQHISSDIASLAMQTNSIGSILDTIRSISEQTNLLALNAAIEAARAGETGRGFAVVADEVRNLASRSASSTNEIQTMIDKLQEQSAKTVSAIKRGHEQSGMVVKQADDANDSLTLITSHISQISDMNIQVATATEEQSMVVAEISRNVEDINQLTTETSEIADELTASSANLQKLSIHLDKLVTQFKL from the coding sequence ATGCTCAATAAGATGACGCTTAAGACCCAGTTTATCGGGGTTATTGCTATACCTTGTATTGCTCTTATCTTGATCAGCTTGACGGCGCTTCAAGGCTTATCTGGTATGCAAGATCAAACTAAAAAACTCGCTGAAAATACTAGCGCACCATTAAGGTCAATGGCGGAGGTCGCTTCCCGAATTCCCCGCATGCGAGTGGGCATTGATATTATTATTCTGCAAGAAATACCAACGATGAAGGATCAAAAAGGCGTATTAACCCGAGTGACAGAAACCCGGGCTGAGGATATTCCAGAAATGGATGTAGCATTAAAAGCAGCACGTGACGCCCAAGTAAACCCCATCACCCGTGCCGAAGTACAAAAATTGATCGACATCTTTGATAAAGTCAAAAGTGACGAACTCGCGCCTATGCTTGCTGCGATGGAAAACGGAGACGTGGCAAAATCGCAAGACATTTATCGTAATCAATTCGCAGCTAGCTACAACATTATGCGAAAGAGTACCGATGCCATTCTTGACTCGTTACTACAACAGGGCAACGCCAGCTTCGTAGAGAGTCAACAAAACTACCAAAATACACGCATGGAAATGTTCGTGGTATTGGCCGTCGCACTGATTATTTCCATTTTTCTAGGGTTTGTAATGCTGCGTCGTCTACGCCTTCGCGTGGCGTTATTACAACAACATATTTCTTCTGCCAGCGACAAACTTGATTTACACAATATGATTGAGTTAAAGGGACATGATGAATTAAGCGATATTGCCCTGCATTTTAATCAGTTTGTGCTTAAGATACGCAGCGCGATTGAAGCTGTGGCAGAAAACTCTCGTCAACTTGCCCATACTGCAAATGATGTCACAAGCAAAGCCCAAGCAACCCATAGAAATTGTATTAACGAGCGTGACCGTACCACACAAATTGCGACGGCAATCCATGAAATGGGTACTACAGTGGAGAACATTGCCGACAACGCAACCCAAGCCGCAAATGCGGCTAAAGAAGCCGATAATCAAGCCCATAGTGGTGCAAATCTTGTTGCACAAGCTCGGCAAGGTGTGAGTTCGTTATCAATCGAAATTCAACATATCAGCAGCGATATTGCCTCGCTAGCCATGCAAACCAACTCAATTGGCAGCATTTTGGATACTATCCGAAGTATTTCAGAACAAACTAACCTGTTAGCACTCAATGCCGCGATTGAAGCCGCACGTGCAGGCGAAACGGGACGCGGGTTTGCTGTCGTCGCTGATGAGGTGCGAAACCTTGCGAGTCGTTCGGCATCGTCAACAAATGAAATTCAAACCATGATCGATAAGCTGCAAGAGCAATCAGCCAAAACAGTGTCAGCAATCAAACGTGGTCACGAACAAAGTGGCATGGTCGTAAAACAAGCGGATGATGCCAATGACTCCTTAACACTTATCACCTCGCATATCAGCCAAATCAGCGATATGAATATTCAAGTCGCAACAGCAACAGAAGAACAGTCTATGGTTGTGGCTGAAATAAGCCGAAATGTGGAAGATATCAATCAATTAACCACAGAAACATCGGAAATTGCTGATGAACTAACAGCATCGAGTGCAAACCTGCAGAAGCTATCGATTCACTTAGATAAATTAGTAACGCAATTTAAGTTGTAA
- a CDS encoding CoA-acylating methylmalonate-semialdehyde dehydrogenase: MTTQVKHYIDGEFIQGTGTSQIIVTNPANNSPIAVINAATSEEVHAAIASAKAAFKTWKEVPVSERARVMLRYQHLLKEHHDELATILAKETGKTFEDAKGDVWRGIEVAEHACNVASLLMGETVENVARSIDTYSYTQPLGVCAGITPFNFPAMIPLWMFPLAIACGNTFILKPSEQDPMTPQRLVELFVEAGAPKGVLQLVHGDKTAVDILLADPAIKAISFVGSVAVGQYIYKTGTDNLKRVQAFAGAKNHCVIMPDANKQQVINNLVGASVGAAGQRCMAISVAVFVGAAKEWLPELKEALAKVRPGLWDDKEAGYGPVISPAAKARVLKLIAQGKAEGAECLLDGSDFTVEGYESGNWIGPTMFNKVTTEMSIYKEEIFGPVLCCMESDSLEAAIELVNASPYGNGTSIFTASGAAARKYQHEIEVGQVGINVPIPVPLPFFSFTGWKGSFYGDQHAYGKQAVRFYTETKTITSRWFESDIAVASTPNMSINLR, from the coding sequence ATGACCACACAAGTAAAGCATTACATTGACGGCGAGTTTATCCAAGGTACTGGCACATCACAGATTATTGTTACCAATCCCGCGAATAACTCGCCGATTGCTGTGATTAATGCCGCCACTAGCGAAGAAGTTCACGCCGCGATTGCCAGCGCCAAAGCGGCCTTTAAAACCTGGAAAGAAGTGCCAGTGTCTGAACGTGCGCGCGTCATGTTACGTTATCAACATCTGCTAAAAGAACATCACGACGAACTGGCGACCATTCTTGCAAAGGAAACCGGTAAAACCTTCGAAGATGCCAAGGGCGATGTATGGCGTGGTATCGAAGTCGCTGAACATGCTTGTAATGTGGCGTCATTATTGATGGGTGAAACCGTCGAGAACGTCGCGCGTTCAATTGACACTTACAGCTACACTCAACCGCTCGGTGTGTGTGCGGGTATTACGCCATTTAACTTCCCTGCGATGATCCCGTTATGGATGTTCCCATTGGCGATTGCCTGCGGTAACACTTTCATTTTAAAGCCTTCAGAACAAGATCCTATGACGCCGCAGCGTCTGGTTGAGCTGTTTGTTGAGGCGGGCGCACCTAAGGGGGTATTGCAATTAGTGCATGGCGATAAAACCGCCGTAGATATCCTGCTGGCAGACCCTGCGATTAAAGCCATTTCTTTCGTCGGTTCTGTGGCTGTGGGTCAATATATTTATAAAACCGGTACAGATAACTTAAAACGCGTGCAAGCCTTTGCGGGTGCGAAAAACCACTGCGTGATCATGCCAGATGCAAACAAACAGCAAGTGATCAACAATTTAGTTGGCGCTTCTGTGGGCGCGGCGGGTCAGCGCTGTATGGCGATTTCGGTTGCCGTGTTTGTTGGCGCCGCTAAAGAGTGGCTCCCAGAATTAAAAGAAGCCTTAGCCAAAGTTCGCCCAGGTTTATGGGACGATAAAGAAGCGGGTTATGGTCCGGTTATCAGCCCTGCGGCCAAGGCGCGGGTGCTTAAACTTATCGCCCAAGGTAAAGCCGAAGGTGCCGAGTGTTTACTCGATGGCAGCGATTTTACCGTAGAAGGTTATGAATCCGGTAACTGGATTGGCCCAACCATGTTCAATAAAGTCACTACTGAGATGAGCATTTACAAGGAAGAAATCTTCGGCCCAGTATTGTGCTGCATGGAATCAGACTCCTTAGAAGCCGCCATCGAACTCGTCAATGCCAGCCCTTATGGCAACGGCACGTCTATCTTTACCGCTAGCGGCGCGGCGGCCCGTAAATATCAACACGAAATCGAAGTCGGCCAAGTGGGGATTAACGTGCCTATTCCTGTGCCATTACCTTTCTTCTCATTTACGGGTTGGAAGGGCAGTTTCTACGGCGATCAACATGCTTATGGCAAGCAAGCGGTGCGTTTCTATACCGAGACCAAGACCATCACTTCTCGCTGGTTCGAGTCCGATATCGCCGTAGCTTCAACGCCAAATATGAGCATTAACCTACGCTAA